A section of the Oncorhynchus gorbuscha isolate QuinsamMale2020 ecotype Even-year linkage group LG06, OgorEven_v1.0, whole genome shotgun sequence genome encodes:
- the LOC124037919 gene encoding thyroid hormone receptor alpha-like isoform X1, with protein MEPISNVEDPNSSEGDVKRWPNGPKRKRKNSTCSLKSMSALSLSVPGYIPSYLEKNEPCVVCGDKATGYHYRCITCEGCKGFFRRTIQKNLHPAYSCKYDGCCIIDKITRNQCQLCRFRKCIAVGMAMDLVLDDSKRVAKRRLIEENREKRKKDEIVKTLQTRPEPDSSEWELIRHVTEAHHHTNAQGSHWKQKRKFLPEDIGQSAGAPTPDGDKVDLEAFSEFTKIITPAITRVVDFAKKLTMFSELPCEDQIILLKGCCMEIMSLRAAVRYDPESETLTLSGEMAVKREQLKNGGLGVVSDAIFDLGKSLAQFNLDDSEVALLQAVLLMSSDRSGLTSVDKIEKCQETYLLAFEHYINHRKHNIPHFWPKLLMKVTDLRMIGACHASRFLHMKVECPNELFPPLFLEVFEDQEV; from the exons ATGGAGCCCATTTCCAACGTTGAGGACCCCAACTCatcagagggagatgtgaaacG CTGGCCCAATGGACCAAaaaggaagagaaagaacagCACATGTTCATTGAAGAGCATGTCTG caCTGAGCCTCTCTGTCCCAGGATACATCCCCAGCTACTTGGAGAAGAATGAGCCATGTGTGGTATGTGGAGACAAGGCCACCGGCTACCATTACCGCTGCATCACATGTGAGGGCTGCAAG GGTTTCTTCAGGCGAACTATCCAGAAGAACCTTCACCCGGCTTACTCCTGTAAGTACGATGGCTGCTGCATCATCGACAAGATCACAAGGAACCAGTGCCAACTGTGTCGCTTCAGGAAGTGCATCGCAGTTGGCATGGCTATGGACC TGGTGCTGGACGACTCTAAGCGGGTAGCCAAGCGTCGTCTGATTGAGGAGAAccgggagaagaggaagaaggacGAGATCGTGAAGACTCTACAGACACGTCCGGAGCCCGACAGCTCGGAGTGGGAGCTGATCCGCCATGTGACAGAGGCCCACCACCACACCAACGCGCAGGGCTCCCACTGGAAACAGAAACGCAAGTTCCTG CCTGAGGACATAGGTCAGTCCGCCGGGGCTCCCACCCCAGACGGAGACAAGGTAGACCTGGAGGCCTTCAGCGAGTTCACCAAGATCATCACTCCCGCCATCACACGCGTCGTCGACTTTGCCAAAAAACTAACCATGTTCTCAGAG ctgcCTTGTGAGGACCAGATCATCCTATTGAAAGGTTGCTGTATGGAGATCATGTCGCTTCGTGCCGCCGTGCGCTACGACCCAGAGAGCGAGACGCTTACCCTGAGCGGCGAGATGGCGGTGAAGAGGGAGCAGCTGAAGAATGGCGGGCTGGGCGTTGTGTCGGACGCCATCTTTGATTTGGGCAAGAGTCTGGCGCAGTTTAACCTGGACGACTCGGAGGTGGCCCTCCTGCAGGCTGTGCTCCTCATGAGCTCAG ATCGCTCTGGCCTGACATCGGTAGATAAGATCGAGAAGTGCCAGGAGACGTACCTGCTTGCCTTCGAGCACTACATCAACCACCGCAAACACAACATTCCCCACTTCTGGCCCAAGCTGCTGATGAAGGTGACGGACCTGAGGATGATCGGGGCTTGCCACGCCAGCCGCTTCCTCCACATGAAGGTGGAGTGTCCCAACGAACTCTTCCCTCCGCTCTTCCTGGAGGTCTTCGAGGACCAGGAAGTATGA
- the LOC124037919 gene encoding thyroid hormone receptor alpha-like isoform X3, translating into MEPISNVEDPNSSEGDVKRWPNGPKRKRKNSTCSLKSMSALSLSVPGYIPSYLEKNEPCVVCGDKATGYHYRCITCEGCKGFFRRTIQKNLHPAYSLVLDDSKRVAKRRLIEENREKRKKDEIVKTLQTRPEPDSSEWELIRHVTEAHHHTNAQGSHWKQKRKFLPEDIGQSAGAPTPDGDKVDLEAFSEFTKIITPAITRVVDFAKKLTMFSELPCEDQIILLKGCCMEIMSLRAAVRYDPESETLTLSGEMAVKREQLKNGGLGVVSDAIFDLGKSLAQFNLDDSEVALLQAVLLMSSDRSGLTSVDKIEKCQETYLLAFEHYINHRKHNIPHFWPKLLMKVTDLRMIGACHASRFLHMKVECPNELFPPLFLEVFEDQEV; encoded by the exons ATGGAGCCCATTTCCAACGTTGAGGACCCCAACTCatcagagggagatgtgaaacG CTGGCCCAATGGACCAAaaaggaagagaaagaacagCACATGTTCATTGAAGAGCATGTCTG caCTGAGCCTCTCTGTCCCAGGATACATCCCCAGCTACTTGGAGAAGAATGAGCCATGTGTGGTATGTGGAGACAAGGCCACCGGCTACCATTACCGCTGCATCACATGTGAGGGCTGCAAG GGTTTCTTCAGGCGAACTATCCAGAAGAACCTTCACCCGGCTTACTCCT TGGTGCTGGACGACTCTAAGCGGGTAGCCAAGCGTCGTCTGATTGAGGAGAAccgggagaagaggaagaaggacGAGATCGTGAAGACTCTACAGACACGTCCGGAGCCCGACAGCTCGGAGTGGGAGCTGATCCGCCATGTGACAGAGGCCCACCACCACACCAACGCGCAGGGCTCCCACTGGAAACAGAAACGCAAGTTCCTG CCTGAGGACATAGGTCAGTCCGCCGGGGCTCCCACCCCAGACGGAGACAAGGTAGACCTGGAGGCCTTCAGCGAGTTCACCAAGATCATCACTCCCGCCATCACACGCGTCGTCGACTTTGCCAAAAAACTAACCATGTTCTCAGAG ctgcCTTGTGAGGACCAGATCATCCTATTGAAAGGTTGCTGTATGGAGATCATGTCGCTTCGTGCCGCCGTGCGCTACGACCCAGAGAGCGAGACGCTTACCCTGAGCGGCGAGATGGCGGTGAAGAGGGAGCAGCTGAAGAATGGCGGGCTGGGCGTTGTGTCGGACGCCATCTTTGATTTGGGCAAGAGTCTGGCGCAGTTTAACCTGGACGACTCGGAGGTGGCCCTCCTGCAGGCTGTGCTCCTCATGAGCTCAG ATCGCTCTGGCCTGACATCGGTAGATAAGATCGAGAAGTGCCAGGAGACGTACCTGCTTGCCTTCGAGCACTACATCAACCACCGCAAACACAACATTCCCCACTTCTGGCCCAAGCTGCTGATGAAGGTGACGGACCTGAGGATGATCGGGGCTTGCCACGCCAGCCGCTTCCTCCACATGAAGGTGGAGTGTCCCAACGAACTCTTCCCTCCGCTCTTCCTGGAGGTCTTCGAGGACCAGGAAGTATGA
- the LOC124037919 gene encoding thyroid hormone receptor alpha-like isoform X2 translates to MKQHSNWPNGPKRKRKNSTCSLKSMSALSLSVPGYIPSYLEKNEPCVVCGDKATGYHYRCITCEGCKGFFRRTIQKNLHPAYSCKYDGCCIIDKITRNQCQLCRFRKCIAVGMAMDLVLDDSKRVAKRRLIEENREKRKKDEIVKTLQTRPEPDSSEWELIRHVTEAHHHTNAQGSHWKQKRKFLPEDIGQSAGAPTPDGDKVDLEAFSEFTKIITPAITRVVDFAKKLTMFSELPCEDQIILLKGCCMEIMSLRAAVRYDPESETLTLSGEMAVKREQLKNGGLGVVSDAIFDLGKSLAQFNLDDSEVALLQAVLLMSSDRSGLTSVDKIEKCQETYLLAFEHYINHRKHNIPHFWPKLLMKVTDLRMIGACHASRFLHMKVECPNELFPPLFLEVFEDQEV, encoded by the exons atgaaacagcacagcaa CTGGCCCAATGGACCAAaaaggaagagaaagaacagCACATGTTCATTGAAGAGCATGTCTG caCTGAGCCTCTCTGTCCCAGGATACATCCCCAGCTACTTGGAGAAGAATGAGCCATGTGTGGTATGTGGAGACAAGGCCACCGGCTACCATTACCGCTGCATCACATGTGAGGGCTGCAAG GGTTTCTTCAGGCGAACTATCCAGAAGAACCTTCACCCGGCTTACTCCTGTAAGTACGATGGCTGCTGCATCATCGACAAGATCACAAGGAACCAGTGCCAACTGTGTCGCTTCAGGAAGTGCATCGCAGTTGGCATGGCTATGGACC TGGTGCTGGACGACTCTAAGCGGGTAGCCAAGCGTCGTCTGATTGAGGAGAAccgggagaagaggaagaaggacGAGATCGTGAAGACTCTACAGACACGTCCGGAGCCCGACAGCTCGGAGTGGGAGCTGATCCGCCATGTGACAGAGGCCCACCACCACACCAACGCGCAGGGCTCCCACTGGAAACAGAAACGCAAGTTCCTG CCTGAGGACATAGGTCAGTCCGCCGGGGCTCCCACCCCAGACGGAGACAAGGTAGACCTGGAGGCCTTCAGCGAGTTCACCAAGATCATCACTCCCGCCATCACACGCGTCGTCGACTTTGCCAAAAAACTAACCATGTTCTCAGAG ctgcCTTGTGAGGACCAGATCATCCTATTGAAAGGTTGCTGTATGGAGATCATGTCGCTTCGTGCCGCCGTGCGCTACGACCCAGAGAGCGAGACGCTTACCCTGAGCGGCGAGATGGCGGTGAAGAGGGAGCAGCTGAAGAATGGCGGGCTGGGCGTTGTGTCGGACGCCATCTTTGATTTGGGCAAGAGTCTGGCGCAGTTTAACCTGGACGACTCGGAGGTGGCCCTCCTGCAGGCTGTGCTCCTCATGAGCTCAG ATCGCTCTGGCCTGACATCGGTAGATAAGATCGAGAAGTGCCAGGAGACGTACCTGCTTGCCTTCGAGCACTACATCAACCACCGCAAACACAACATTCCCCACTTCTGGCCCAAGCTGCTGATGAAGGTGACGGACCTGAGGATGATCGGGGCTTGCCACGCCAGCCGCTTCCTCCACATGAAGGTGGAGTGTCCCAACGAACTCTTCCCTCCGCTCTTCCTGGAGGTCTTCGAGGACCAGGAAGTATGA